A DNA window from Polyangiaceae bacterium contains the following coding sequences:
- the ltaE gene encoding low-specificity L-threonine aldolase: protein MQPVDLRSDTVTRPSEAMRRAMAEAEVGDDVFGEDPTVRKLETRVASLLGKERALFVPSGTMSNQLALMVQTNRGDEIVVGEGTHLCWFESGAAAALSGVQHVVAGAGGLFDDKELLAAIKPEAYYYPRTRLVVMENTHNRSGGRVFPLDMMRKVSAAARAHGLAVHLDGARLWNAMVTSGDSLADLASVADTVSVCFSKGLGAPLGSALVGTQSLLTRAHRFRRMLGGAMRQAGIVAAAALHALDHNLSRLREDHDNARAFADALGDSAHVEVDLTTVQTNMVNVRLTSSAEASVIERCSAEGVLLTSIAPRTLRAVFHLHVQRADALHAAQVLRDAAKSCSR from the coding sequence ATGCAGCCGGTGGATCTGCGCTCGGATACCGTGACACGCCCCAGCGAGGCCATGCGTCGCGCGATGGCGGAAGCAGAGGTTGGCGACGACGTCTTCGGCGAGGACCCCACGGTGCGAAAGCTGGAGACCCGCGTGGCGTCCCTGTTGGGCAAGGAGCGTGCGCTCTTCGTGCCTTCCGGCACGATGAGCAATCAGCTCGCGCTCATGGTCCAGACCAATCGAGGCGACGAGATCGTGGTTGGAGAAGGCACCCACCTCTGTTGGTTCGAGTCCGGAGCGGCAGCGGCACTGAGCGGAGTGCAACACGTGGTTGCGGGCGCCGGCGGTCTCTTCGACGACAAGGAGCTACTCGCGGCGATCAAGCCAGAGGCCTACTACTATCCCCGAACGCGCCTGGTGGTGATGGAGAACACCCACAATCGGTCTGGCGGCCGAGTGTTCCCGCTGGACATGATGCGCAAGGTTTCGGCGGCGGCTCGAGCTCATGGCCTCGCGGTTCACTTGGACGGTGCGCGGCTGTGGAACGCCATGGTCACCTCCGGCGACAGCTTGGCCGATCTTGCTTCGGTTGCCGACACCGTCAGCGTGTGCTTTTCGAAAGGACTCGGCGCACCCTTGGGCTCCGCCCTGGTAGGCACGCAATCGCTGCTGACGCGCGCCCACCGCTTCCGCCGGATGCTCGGCGGCGCCATGCGGCAAGCCGGCATCGTTGCGGCCGCTGCGCTCCATGCCCTCGACCACAATCTGTCGCGACTTCGCGAAGACCACGACAACGCTCGTGCCTTTGCCGATGCCCTCGGTGATAGCGCACACGTAGAAGTGGACCTGACTACCGTGCAGACGAACATGGTGAATGTGCGCCTGACCTCCTCAGCCGAAGCCTCCGTCATCGAGCGCTGCAGCGCTGAAGGGGTGCTTCTCACCAGCATCGCTCCTCGCACCTTGCGCGCTGTTTTTCACCTCCATGTCCAGCGGGCGGACGCGCTGCACGCGGCCCAGGTGCTGAGGGACGCTGCCAAGAGTTGCAGCAGATGA
- a CDS encoding ABC transporter permease subunit produces MRTRHTVRRVLWIVPTLVFTSLVLFGFLSTLGAHRADAARLPRFFQPQPQSVRERADGAVRRIAGEGSEAEDGARDLAGLGGAALPHVLPRLDALPPRARGRVALALGPVARRMGVGTREELLQPETAVLFWTRFWQDRSIDFRPGVAKRAVRRVMQHASEGRREDVLSLDTFALPELILALPTVRSPEDVVTTARLCQLLAHVSGKPWTIDETASAAQAETARRTWLRWWRDNRLQFVNLEGPERLFAMVTETEYGRWAEAAAYSRLGTTAQGQPVLDVLSARAPLSLSILVAAILAGYLGSIALGTWAAASRNFDRMAAPFVLALIAVPLVVLLPSVAPTEPAGHVLLAVLAVSLMTSATLSRYQRGALRRELATDYARTRRAFGLPPLRIAWVSVRGASSALGSLLGRDLPTLLSLCLLVEYALDLPGLGPVTVQALKSGDVSWLMAVGLGSMTLAALMQILSDRVLLALDPRIDSQALERKGELS; encoded by the coding sequence ATGAGAACGCGACACACGGTCCGGCGCGTGCTGTGGATCGTTCCTACCCTCGTGTTCACTTCCCTGGTGCTCTTTGGCTTCCTATCGACCCTCGGCGCTCACCGTGCGGACGCAGCGCGGCTCCCACGGTTCTTCCAGCCGCAGCCACAATCCGTGCGCGAACGCGCCGATGGCGCCGTTCGACGCATCGCCGGCGAAGGTTCCGAGGCGGAAGACGGCGCCCGCGATCTGGCCGGCTTGGGCGGCGCCGCGTTGCCGCACGTCTTGCCGCGCCTCGACGCATTGCCACCACGAGCGCGTGGCAGGGTTGCGCTTGCCCTTGGTCCCGTGGCTCGCCGCATGGGGGTGGGCACACGAGAAGAGCTGCTTCAACCCGAAACCGCTGTTCTGTTCTGGACGCGCTTCTGGCAAGACCGCTCCATCGACTTCCGCCCGGGCGTCGCCAAGCGCGCGGTGCGCAGGGTCATGCAGCACGCCAGTGAGGGTCGTCGCGAAGACGTGCTCAGCCTGGACACCTTTGCGCTGCCGGAGTTGATACTCGCCCTGCCCACGGTGCGCAGCCCGGAGGACGTCGTCACCACGGCGAGACTGTGCCAGTTGCTCGCACACGTCAGTGGCAAGCCCTGGACCATCGACGAAACCGCCTCTGCCGCACAGGCGGAAACCGCTCGCCGAACTTGGCTGCGGTGGTGGCGCGACAACCGCCTTCAGTTCGTGAACCTCGAAGGCCCTGAGCGGTTGTTCGCCATGGTCACCGAAACCGAGTACGGCCGCTGGGCGGAGGCGGCGGCGTACTCGCGCTTGGGCACGACCGCGCAAGGCCAGCCGGTGCTGGACGTGCTCAGCGCGCGTGCGCCCCTCAGCTTGAGTATCCTCGTCGCTGCGATCTTGGCCGGCTATCTCGGAAGCATTGCGCTCGGCACTTGGGCAGCGGCGAGCCGAAACTTCGATCGCATGGCAGCGCCCTTCGTCCTAGCGCTCATCGCCGTACCCTTGGTCGTGCTGCTGCCTTCAGTGGCTCCCACAGAGCCTGCGGGCCACGTGCTGCTCGCGGTGCTGGCAGTGAGTCTGATGACGAGTGCGACGCTATCCCGCTATCAGCGCGGCGCACTGCGGCGCGAGCTCGCCACGGACTACGCTCGCACGCGCCGTGCCTTCGGCCTACCTCCGCTTCGGATCGCCTGGGTGAGCGTGCGCGGTGCGTCCAGCGCCCTCGGTTCGCTGCTGGGCCGCGACCTCCCTACCCTCCTTTCCCTGTGCTTGCTGGTGGAATACGCCTTGGACTTGCCAGGACTTGGTCCCGTCACGGTGCAAGCGCTCAAGTCCGGGGACGTCTCCTGGCTGATGGCGGTCGGACTTGGGTCGATGACTCTCGCCGCACTGATGCAGATTCTCAGCGACCGTGTGCTGCTTGCGTTGGACCCACGGATCGACAGTCAGGCACTAGAACGTAAGGGAGAGCTGTCGTGA
- a CDS encoding SUMF1/EgtB/PvdO family nonheme iron enzyme, with amino-acid sequence MKPRSACSRTTVLGAALSLALLGLVSFPRPLAAHGGRFGGGPASPGEVAVGGGILHLRAPGSLQVKVLASSFRMGSTIGDVLEAVADCAREPLGHRCREELFSDELPDHRVALSAYWLDRTEVTVAAYARCVAARRCRAAPFAQGASRFDRPAYPISLVSWEDARDYCAFRGARLPTEAEFERAARGIARRRYPWGNLYNRHLANHGRLGLDASDASDGFAELAPVGSFPGGRTPDGFLDLAGNVAEWVHDYYAPSYPQQAQRDPKGPGLVAGTSERVVRGGHHASGAPWLRGSARSHAAPTDRSPMVGFRCAKSSSP; translated from the coding sequence GTGAAGCCCAGGTCGGCGTGCAGCCGCACGACGGTGCTCGGCGCAGCGCTCAGTCTCGCCCTTCTGGGCTTGGTCTCGTTCCCAAGGCCGCTTGCTGCGCATGGCGGCCGATTCGGCGGTGGGCCAGCATCGCCGGGCGAAGTCGCGGTTGGCGGCGGCATCCTCCATCTGCGCGCTCCCGGCTCGCTTCAAGTCAAGGTCCTGGCGTCCAGCTTTCGCATGGGCTCCACCATCGGCGACGTGCTCGAAGCCGTCGCGGATTGTGCGCGAGAGCCCCTGGGCCACCGCTGCCGCGAAGAGCTGTTCTCCGATGAACTACCTGACCACCGGGTTGCGCTTTCGGCATACTGGTTGGACCGAACCGAGGTGACGGTCGCCGCCTATGCACGCTGTGTGGCCGCTCGCCGTTGCCGCGCCGCCCCCTTTGCCCAAGGCGCCTCACGCTTCGACCGCCCAGCGTACCCGATCAGCCTCGTCAGCTGGGAAGACGCCCGCGACTACTGCGCGTTCCGCGGCGCACGCTTGCCCACGGAAGCCGAGTTCGAGCGAGCCGCGCGCGGCATCGCCCGTCGCCGCTACCCTTGGGGCAATCTGTACAACCGACACCTGGCCAACCACGGACGCCTGGGCCTGGACGCTTCGGATGCCAGCGACGGTTTCGCGGAGCTGGCGCCGGTGGGTTCCTTCCCCGGCGGGCGGACGCCCGACGGATTTCTCGACCTGGCTGGCAACGTCGCCGAATGGGTCCACGACTACTACGCGCCCAGCTACCCGCAGCAGGCCCAGCGCGATCCCAAAGGCCCGGGACTGGTTGCCGGCACCAGTGAACGGGTGGTGCGAGGGGGACATCACGCCAGCGGTGCGCCTTGGCTTCGCGGTTCGGCGCGCAGCCACGCGGCGCCCACCGATCGCAGCCCCATGGTGGGTTTCCGCTGCGCGAAGTCGTCGAGTCCGTGA
- a CDS encoding lysylphosphatidylglycerol synthase transmembrane domain-containing protein, giving the protein MTSQRALPTPHGGWLARHRGKLALSTLIGLGFVWVLHAGALPLLPSRHSLAGVRWWTFAAYLALWSVVHWIRAVRWQWLLAPLAQVPRSRVVHVSFIGFLAIVLLPFRTGEMVRPVMIRRKGELSGWAATGTIAAERVIDGLVLTLMLWIALMVSSPLDPLPDKIGELPIPAAVVPTATYAALALFGTAFVAMGLFFAKRALARRLVALLVGWASPRLSEWLSERVEKVASGLSFLPRAKESGWFVAATILYWVLNAAAGWLLAWGAGLSGMDFWHSAVVTGVLALGILLPNAPGFFGAFQVSVYAALAIYFDPREVTGAGSAYVFLLYVGQLLVTLGAAAWAMARQHTSWTEALESETAALDEA; this is encoded by the coding sequence GTGACGTCCCAGCGCGCCCTGCCAACACCTCACGGCGGCTGGCTCGCGCGGCATCGCGGCAAGCTGGCCCTGAGCACCTTGATCGGCCTCGGCTTCGTCTGGGTACTCCACGCCGGAGCGCTGCCGCTGTTGCCGTCCCGGCATTCGCTTGCTGGCGTTCGCTGGTGGACCTTTGCCGCCTACCTCGCCCTGTGGTCCGTGGTGCATTGGATTCGAGCGGTGCGCTGGCAGTGGCTATTGGCACCCCTCGCCCAGGTTCCGCGCAGCCGTGTCGTGCACGTGTCCTTCATCGGATTCCTGGCGATCGTGCTGTTGCCCTTTCGCACCGGAGAGATGGTGCGACCCGTGATGATCCGCCGAAAGGGGGAGCTTTCGGGCTGGGCAGCGACGGGAACGATCGCTGCGGAACGCGTGATTGATGGCTTGGTGCTGACCCTGATGTTGTGGATCGCGCTGATGGTCAGTAGTCCGCTCGATCCCCTGCCCGACAAGATCGGCGAGTTGCCGATCCCGGCTGCGGTCGTCCCCACCGCAACCTACGCGGCGCTGGCGCTGTTTGGGACTGCCTTCGTGGCAATGGGGTTGTTCTTCGCCAAGCGCGCCCTGGCACGGCGCCTGGTCGCCTTGCTCGTCGGTTGGGCCTCTCCACGACTGTCCGAGTGGCTGTCGGAACGAGTGGAGAAGGTCGCCAGCGGACTTTCGTTTCTGCCCCGAGCCAAGGAAAGCGGCTGGTTCGTGGCTGCGACCATCCTCTACTGGGTGCTGAACGCCGCGGCTGGCTGGCTCTTGGCCTGGGGTGCGGGACTCAGCGGCATGGACTTCTGGCACTCCGCCGTCGTGACCGGCGTCCTCGCTCTCGGGATCCTGCTGCCCAATGCACCGGGCTTCTTCGGCGCCTTCCAAGTGTCCGTCTACGCGGCCTTGGCGATCTACTTCGACCCGCGCGAGGTGACGGGAGCGGGCTCCGCCTACGTGTTCCTGCTCTACGTGGGCCAGTTGCTCGTCACCCTCGGGGCCGCAGCATGGGCGATGGCGCGCCAACACACGTCCTGGACCGAAGCCTTGGAGTCCGAGACCGCAGCGCTCGACGAAGCGTAG
- a CDS encoding RNA methyltransferase, producing MEKCVTEPRPKLCLPIHEQTRFVLVHPHYPENVGAAARAIKTMGFLGLDLVKPGRLANPDHEMARKMAVKSRDVLEAARVLPDLGAALDGVDLVVATTSRRGVSGVLGPRELAPELARRSLQQQRIAILFGNEKTGLAAEIVASAERRLRVPMAGDQPSVNLAQATQLVAYELLLAALDLRGPLGDPAALEKDLL from the coding sequence ATGGAAAAGTGCGTCACCGAACCGCGTCCGAAACTGTGCTTGCCCATCCACGAGCAAACTCGCTTCGTGCTGGTTCACCCACACTACCCCGAGAATGTGGGTGCCGCTGCCCGCGCCATCAAGACGATGGGGTTCCTGGGACTGGACTTGGTCAAGCCCGGTCGACTGGCCAACCCGGACCACGAGATGGCGCGCAAGATGGCGGTGAAGTCCCGCGACGTGCTCGAAGCTGCGCGCGTACTGCCGGACTTGGGCGCAGCGCTCGACGGTGTGGACTTGGTCGTCGCGACCACGTCACGCAGAGGAGTCAGTGGAGTGCTCGGCCCGCGGGAGCTAGCCCCGGAACTCGCCCGGCGGAGTCTGCAGCAGCAGCGGATCGCCATCCTGTTCGGAAACGAGAAGACCGGGTTGGCAGCGGAAATCGTTGCGTCAGCGGAGCGTAGGCTGCGTGTGCCCATGGCCGGCGACCAACCTTCGGTAAACTTGGCTCAAGCGACCCAGTTGGTGGCCTACGAACTGCTCCTGGCGGCCCTGGACCTGCGTGGCCCGCTCGGTGATCCCGCTGCTCTCGAGAAGGATTTGCTCTAA
- a CDS encoding FHA domain-containing protein, giving the protein MRCDRCGRDNPEELRFCQDCGNRLQAQEHAPEPTPPRGLSADGHRPRPEAPTFDFTPKGGTEDDRTCGRCGVHNPGDARFCAECGAPLEAARAGAPVVGVAPAKAEPAELVCSRCRGKNAPHMAYCQYCGAKLEEALPAAPAAPVPREARPEAHPAEVRPAEPRPPEARPAEPRPAPAASPAKAAASGQGQGPRLVVIAQDGSPGREYELSGDQTDVGREGGEIRLPSDPYVSPRHARLERRQGRYFLRDLGSTNGVYLRLRGETPIADGDLLLIGLEVLRFEVVSDAEKGFGPAVDQGTHVFGSPATPRYARLRQSTVEGVGRDIYHVCREETVIGRENGDIVFTADPFMSRRHAVISRNPVDGSFSLRDLGSSNGTFLALRQERALEDGDHVRIGQHLFRIELQPGRSSGR; this is encoded by the coding sequence GTGAGGTGCGACCGCTGTGGCCGGGACAACCCGGAAGAGCTCAGGTTCTGCCAAGACTGCGGCAACCGCTTGCAGGCGCAAGAACACGCACCCGAGCCGACACCGCCGCGCGGACTCTCCGCGGACGGCCACCGTCCTCGCCCCGAAGCACCCACCTTCGACTTCACGCCCAAGGGCGGTACCGAGGACGATCGGACGTGCGGCCGCTGTGGCGTCCACAACCCGGGCGACGCACGCTTTTGCGCGGAGTGCGGCGCGCCTCTCGAGGCGGCGCGTGCAGGTGCTCCCGTGGTAGGGGTCGCGCCTGCGAAGGCGGAGCCCGCTGAGCTGGTGTGCTCCCGCTGCCGGGGCAAGAACGCGCCGCACATGGCGTACTGCCAGTACTGCGGGGCCAAGCTGGAGGAAGCACTGCCCGCTGCCCCCGCAGCGCCTGTGCCGCGTGAAGCGCGTCCCGAAGCGCATCCTGCCGAAGTGCGTCCTGCCGAGCCGCGTCCGCCCGAGGCGCGTCCCGCCGAGCCGCGTCCCGCACCCGCGGCTAGCCCCGCCAAGGCGGCTGCCAGCGGGCAAGGCCAGGGGCCGCGCTTGGTCGTGATCGCCCAGGACGGCTCTCCTGGCCGGGAGTACGAGCTGAGCGGGGATCAGACCGACGTCGGCCGCGAGGGGGGCGAAATCCGCTTGCCCAGCGACCCCTACGTTTCCCCCCGCCACGCCCGCCTGGAGCGGCGTCAGGGCCGTTATTTCCTGCGAGATTTGGGCTCGACCAACGGAGTCTACCTCCGCTTGCGGGGGGAGACGCCGATCGCTGATGGGGACTTGCTGTTGATCGGCCTGGAGGTGTTAAGGTTCGAGGTCGTGAGCGACGCCGAGAAGGGCTTTGGACCAGCAGTGGACCAAGGCACGCACGTGTTCGGTTCTCCGGCGACGCCTCGCTACGCCCGCCTGCGGCAGTCCACGGTCGAAGGCGTTGGACGAGATATCTACCACGTGTGTAGAGAAGAGACGGTGATCGGGCGCGAAAACGGAGATATCGTCTTCACAGCGGACCCGTTCATGAGCCGGCGGCATGCAGTCATCTCTCGAAATCCGGTGGACGGCTCTTTTTCACTTCGAGACCTTGGCTCTTCGAATGGGACCTTCTTGGCACTGCGGCAAGAGCGTGCTCTAGAGGACGGAGACCACGTGAGAATCGGCCAACACCTGTTTCGGATCGAGCTTCAGCCCGGTCGCTCGAGTGGACGATGA
- a CDS encoding serine/threonine-protein kinase translates to MEPLDPNLPPSIGRYQVLKLLGHGAMGRVLLARDPVLDRTVAVKLLRDDLVVPPDQMQSLLDRMRQEARASARVVHPNIVALHDMGEDPELGLFLVFEYVQGPTLKDHLSERGPLGAEAAASLAREVGDALTAAHGLGVLHRDIKPENLIVSRHGAKIADFGIARVPDSTLTRDGGLLGTPAYSAPEAIHHGAFSPQSDQFSFAATLYEAISGRRAFPGDDALSVATRIATEAVTPMAAARGLDRHVDVVLTRALDKDATKRWESCEEFGRNLSEALLAGRRSQMPTLPDQRREPRMKSGSEGRSTALALGGFVCGVVLTGLVLGVVSMLDHEAPPPPEAALDAAPSATPTAYLAETPKAERKGGDARARSAPEEEPAASRDADVQPDGDALDASVKDAQAEARASADF, encoded by the coding sequence ATGGAACCCCTCGATCCGAATCTGCCGCCCAGCATCGGTCGCTACCAAGTGCTCAAGCTCCTGGGCCATGGCGCGATGGGGCGGGTGCTACTGGCACGCGATCCCGTCCTGGATCGCACCGTGGCCGTCAAGTTGCTGCGCGATGATCTCGTCGTGCCACCCGATCAGATGCAGAGCCTGCTGGACCGCATGCGCCAAGAGGCACGAGCGAGCGCGCGGGTCGTGCACCCCAACATCGTTGCGCTGCACGACATGGGCGAGGATCCAGAACTCGGGCTCTTCCTCGTGTTCGAGTACGTCCAGGGCCCGACCCTGAAGGACCATCTCAGTGAGCGAGGGCCGCTAGGGGCCGAAGCGGCGGCCAGCCTGGCGCGCGAGGTGGGAGACGCACTCACCGCGGCTCACGGCCTCGGGGTCTTGCACCGCGACATCAAGCCGGAAAACCTGATCGTCAGCCGGCACGGCGCCAAGATCGCTGACTTCGGCATCGCGCGGGTCCCCGACTCGACCCTGACCCGCGACGGTGGGCTCTTGGGAACGCCAGCCTACAGCGCGCCCGAGGCCATCCACCATGGAGCGTTCTCGCCCCAGAGCGATCAGTTCTCCTTCGCCGCGACGCTCTACGAGGCGATTAGCGGGCGGCGAGCATTCCCCGGTGACGATGCGCTGTCGGTCGCCACGCGGATTGCGACCGAAGCGGTGACACCCATGGCGGCCGCCCGCGGGCTGGACCGCCATGTCGACGTCGTGCTGACTCGAGCCCTGGACAAGGACGCAACGAAACGCTGGGAGAGCTGTGAAGAGTTTGGGCGAAACCTGAGCGAAGCGTTGCTCGCGGGCCGCCGCTCTCAGATGCCCACCCTCCCGGACCAACGCCGAGAGCCGCGCATGAAGAGCGGTTCGGAAGGGCGAAGCACGGCCCTTGCTCTGGGCGGTTTCGTGTGCGGCGTGGTTCTCACGGGTCTGGTCCTGGGAGTGGTGTCCATGCTGGACCACGAAGCACCGCCTCCGCCCGAGGCTGCGCTCGACGCAGCGCCCTCCGCAACGCCCACGGCCTACCTGGCGGAAACTCCGAAGGCCGAGCGCAAGGGCGGCGACGCTCGGGCGCGGTCCGCTCCTGAAGAAGAGCCCGCGGCAAGCCGCGATGCCGACGTGCAACCCGACGGGGACGCGCTCGACGCGAGTGTGAAGGACGCGCAAGCGGAGGCGCGGGCCAGCGCCGACTTCTGA
- a CDS encoding CpsB/CapC family capsule biosynthesis tyrosine phosphatase — protein MRGFVDLHCHFVAGIDDGARSPEESVELLRALRRAGFDRVIATPHMRPGLFDNTAGDLRAAYDALLPSLPTDGSLPTTELSSEHYFDDVVFSRLMNGEGLPYPGARAVLLEFYEINFPPMVDQRLADLRRNRALMPVIAHPERYHAIWQSPEILERLLDLGAAALLDVAALAGKYGRRAKACAETLLDAELYQAACSDAHRPADVESVLAGMQVIERRYGAEELDFLLRDGPLALLNGEIPT, from the coding sequence ATGCGTGGTTTCGTGGATCTGCACTGCCACTTCGTCGCCGGCATCGACGACGGCGCGCGCTCGCCAGAAGAGAGCGTCGAGCTGTTGCGCGCATTGCGACGAGCTGGCTTCGATCGCGTCATTGCCACGCCACACATGCGCCCTGGCCTCTTCGACAATACAGCTGGCGATCTCCGCGCCGCCTACGACGCTCTGCTGCCATCCTTGCCGACGGACGGCTCCCTCCCCACGACGGAACTCAGCAGCGAGCACTACTTCGACGACGTCGTGTTCTCGCGATTGATGAACGGCGAAGGGCTCCCCTACCCCGGAGCACGGGCCGTGCTGCTCGAGTTCTACGAGATCAACTTCCCGCCCATGGTGGACCAACGCCTGGCCGACCTCCGTCGCAACCGAGCACTGATGCCGGTGATCGCGCATCCAGAGCGCTACCACGCCATCTGGCAATCCCCAGAGATCCTTGAACGCCTGCTCGATCTCGGAGCTGCTGCGTTGCTAGACGTCGCTGCGCTGGCGGGCAAGTATGGCCGCCGCGCCAAGGCCTGCGCGGAGACTCTGCTCGACGCGGAACTCTACCAAGCAGCCTGTAGCGACGCGCATCGCCCCGCCGACGTCGAATCGGTGCTCGCTGGCATGCAAGTGATCGAGCGACGCTACGGGGCGGAGGAGCTGGATTTCCTCCTGCGTGATGGGCCCCTCGCGCTTCTGAACGGGGAAATTCCCACGTGA
- a CDS encoding Stp1/IreP family PP2C-type Ser/Thr phosphatase, protein MSDDAADATKPAEANEDAQIRMHVFGRTDVGQIREHNEDNFLVADLTRRSRSLMEGDRQQLIGRRGTVLGVCDGMGGAAAGEVASQLAVDIIYERLSEGDPPLERDDLARRLVRAVEDAGVRIFNEARADRSRRGMGTTATIAALLDGTLFVAQVGDSRAYVLRRGKLVQVTRDQSLVNQLIEAGQLTEEEAETFEHNNIILQALGTADTVQVDLTHVKLRRGDTLMVCSDGLSGMIRADEIREVLASVPDPLEACKVLTERANLAGGHDNITVIVARFDGPALPDPDPSDELAYRKYALPEAPNAEATIRAQAISADDVADGEMSDEAARESRSLRVGHTMIGMTSPVLPDGGDSEAPRIPSTPPPVFNIDEEPVDIPTTGWPPHVVGLTVLGVLLVVALTGFVFLR, encoded by the coding sequence ATGAGCGACGACGCTGCCGACGCCACCAAGCCCGCCGAGGCCAACGAGGATGCCCAGATCCGCATGCACGTGTTCGGCCGAACGGATGTCGGACAAATCCGCGAGCACAACGAAGACAACTTCCTGGTTGCGGACCTGACTCGGCGCTCTCGTAGCTTGATGGAGGGGGATCGCCAGCAGTTGATCGGCCGACGAGGCACGGTTCTGGGCGTGTGCGACGGCATGGGCGGCGCTGCCGCGGGTGAAGTCGCCAGTCAGCTGGCCGTCGACATCATCTACGAGCGGTTGTCGGAGGGTGACCCGCCCCTCGAACGTGATGACCTGGCGCGTCGCTTGGTCCGCGCGGTCGAGGACGCAGGTGTCCGCATCTTCAACGAGGCGCGGGCGGACCGCTCACGCCGCGGGATGGGTACGACCGCGACCATCGCTGCCTTGTTGGACGGCACGCTGTTCGTCGCCCAGGTCGGGGACAGCAGGGCCTACGTCCTGCGCCGAGGAAAGTTGGTCCAGGTCACTCGGGACCAGTCCCTGGTGAATCAGCTGATCGAAGCGGGGCAGCTGACGGAAGAAGAGGCCGAGACCTTCGAGCACAACAACATCATCCTGCAGGCGCTTGGCACCGCTGACACGGTGCAGGTCGACCTGACACATGTGAAACTGCGCCGCGGCGATACACTGATGGTCTGCTCGGATGGACTGAGCGGCATGATTCGCGCGGACGAGATCCGCGAGGTACTCGCCTCCGTCCCGGATCCCCTCGAGGCCTGCAAGGTGCTGACGGAGCGCGCCAATCTGGCCGGCGGTCACGACAACATCACGGTGATCGTTGCGCGCTTCGACGGGCCTGCACTCCCCGACCCGGACCCGAGCGACGAACTGGCCTACCGCAAGTACGCCTTGCCCGAAGCCCCGAACGCCGAGGCGACCATCCGCGCCCAGGCGATCAGCGCCGACGACGTGGCCGACGGAGAGATGAGCGACGAGGCGGCCCGCGAGTCGAGGTCCCTGCGCGTGGGACACACGATGATCGGCATGACCAGCCCGGTACTGCCGGATGGCGGCGACAGTGAGGCGCCGCGTATTCCCTCCACGCCACCTCCGGTCTTCAACATCGACGAAGAGCCCGTAGACATTCCCACCACTGGCTGGCCCCCGCATGTCGTCGGGCTCACCGTGCTCGGGGTGTTGCTCGTGGTCGCCTTGACGGGTTTCGTTTTCCTGCGCTGA
- a CDS encoding tetratricopeptide repeat protein: MSRPRPPVLLLALLGALACTCAPSLPEAYERSRAAAERAYSHGRYEEAAEHWRRAAQSAERKKDRADAMYRYAVSLRRSGRGPEAAEALRLLLKDYPKSHRADRAVYDLADLALDSGDREAGLAALAEFVRARPTSPLALHAADRYFEQLQEREGTSAAEAWAKATSSAVKGSAVEELLLFRLGQSQEASGDTAAALGSYRRLVAAFPYPRGAYWDDALLRAARLERAGGNPDRALALIAELMRERESADLQGSYEKPVYAEARLERAGILADQGRTSAALDELRRIYQQHQHSRLRDDALWRESRLAHAAGMKDRACDAATVLIKNLPESRYAPCAHLLCPSAPRAKGQCRAYIERELGESAP, translated from the coding sequence ATGAGTCGCCCCAGACCACCTGTCTTGCTGTTGGCACTGCTGGGAGCGCTAGCGTGCACGTGCGCGCCGTCATTGCCCGAGGCCTACGAGCGCTCCCGCGCCGCAGCCGAACGAGCCTACTCCCACGGGCGGTACGAGGAAGCGGCCGAACACTGGCGTAGAGCGGCACAAAGTGCGGAACGGAAGAAGGACAGAGCGGACGCGATGTATCGCTATGCCGTCAGTCTGCGTCGCTCGGGGCGCGGCCCGGAGGCGGCGGAGGCACTGCGCTTGTTGCTGAAGGACTACCCGAAGAGCCACCGGGCGGACCGTGCTGTGTACGATCTGGCCGACCTCGCCCTGGATAGCGGGGATCGGGAGGCAGGCCTCGCAGCGCTCGCCGAGTTCGTTCGAGCGCGACCGACCTCACCCCTCGCACTGCACGCCGCCGACCGCTACTTCGAACAGTTGCAGGAGCGTGAGGGAACGAGCGCTGCCGAGGCCTGGGCCAAGGCGACCAGCTCCGCGGTCAAGGGCTCGGCGGTCGAAGAGCTACTGCTCTTTCGCTTGGGACAGTCCCAAGAAGCCAGCGGCGACACCGCTGCAGCCCTCGGCAGCTATCGACGGCTGGTCGCGGCATTCCCCTATCCGCGGGGCGCGTACTGGGACGACGCTCTGCTCCGGGCCGCACGTCTAGAGCGTGCCGGGGGCAACCCCGACCGCGCCCTCGCCCTGATCGCAGAGCTCATGCGCGAACGCGAGAGTGCCGATCTGCAGGGCAGCTACGAGAAGCCCGTCTATGCCGAGGCTCGCCTGGAGCGCGCGGGGATTCTGGCGGATCAAGGTCGAACGTCGGCGGCCCTGGATGAACTTCGCCGCATCTATCAGCAGCACCAACACAGCCGGCTGCGTGACGACGCCTTGTGGCGAGAGAGCCGGCTGGCACACGCCGCGGGCATGAAGGATCGCGCCTGCGACGCCGCCACCGTGCTGATCAAGAACCTGCCGGAATCGCGCTACGCACCGTGCGCGCACTTGCTGTGCCCGTCAGCGCCGCGGGCAAAGGGACAGTGCCGCGCCTACATCGAGCGCGAACTCGGCGAATCCGCGCCTTGA